A part of Vigna radiata var. radiata cultivar VC1973A chromosome 11, Vradiata_ver6, whole genome shotgun sequence genomic DNA contains:
- the LOC106777338 gene encoding methylesterase 3 yields the protein MEGKKKRRLVLVHGAYHGAWCWYKLSTLLNSAGLQVTCLDMAASGIHPNQVLDITSVSEYVEPLLQFLRSLPPEERVILVGHSFGGLCISLAMEFFPHKIAAAVFLTGWMPGPHLSYLSLFLEFKHRLSLKSNFGSKTVTDENTNDHPKRYMTCDLQNLASNVYQQSPPEDLTLASSLLRPFPIFDDEDLRENTKLTEENHGTVARVYIVCEQDKIMQQDFQLSMVERNPPNEVKVIPGADHMPMFSKPQQLFSYLQEIANIYY from the exons ATGGaggggaagaagaagaggcGTCTGGTGTTGGTTCACGGAGCCTACCATGGAGCCTGGTGTTGGTACAAGCTCTCTACTCTCCTCAATTCCGCCGGCCTTCAAGTCACGTGTCTCGACATGGCTGCATCCGGCATCCATCCAAACCAAGTGCTTGATATCACTTCAGTTTCAGAATATGTTGAACCTTTGCTCCAATTTCTACGATCTTTACCACCAGAGGAACGAGTCATCCTTGTCGGTCATAGTTTTGGAGGCTTATGTATTTCTCTAGCCATGGAGTTCTTCCCCCACAAAATTGCAGCTGCTGTTTTCCTTACCGGTTGGATGCCTGGTCCCCACCTCAGCTATCTCTCACTGTTCCTAGAG TTCAAGCACAGGTTAAGCTTGAAATCCAATTTCGGCTCAAAGACTGTCACAGATGAAAATACCAACGATCATCCGAAGCGATATATGACATGTGATCTTCAAAACTTAGCATCCAACGTCTACCAACAATCTCCACCAGAG GACTTGACCCTGGCGTCTTCACTTTTGAGACCCTTTCCCATCTTCGATGATGAAGATTTGCGAGAGAATACAAAACTCACGGAAGAGAACCATGGAACTGTGGCTAGAGTGTATATAGTGTGTGAACAAGACAAAATAATGCAACAGGATTTTCAACTGTCAATGGTTGAAAGAAACCCTCCTAACGAGGTCAAAGTGATTCCTGGAGCTGATCACATGCCCATGTTCTCTAAACCACAACAGCTTTTCTCTTACCTTCAAGAGATTGCCAACATCTATTACTAG